One part of the Neoarius graeffei isolate fNeoGra1 chromosome 2, fNeoGra1.pri, whole genome shotgun sequence genome encodes these proteins:
- the klhl42 gene encoding kelch-like protein 42, producing MSSPEQLIEIVMDNRSYNVSKNKLIEKSDYFRALYSSGMRESGEDSVQLQGLSVPGLELVLEFINTSKVQVVNETLEDLIETASFLQVTPILKLLLSEIRQDNCVEVFNLSEVYGTHELRTACLKFMSCYYHPMLRRPEFHTLPVESREQIREMRMRGTATLVAVGDFVGTCLDLTDQDEPWSMLRYGEREQRWKPLANNLPSDMVNVRGYGSAVLDNYLFIVGGYRMASQEIAAAHCYNPCRNEWTHIAPLNQKRANFKLVAVSGKLYAVGGHGLSTVECYGPEQDWWTCVSSMPDPLTEFSACECQGMIYVMGGYTARDRNTNVLRYCPTSDTWSVLHTCSAHVRKQQMLSVEEIIYLVGGYTRELERAEHVRVNPAEDALAVQSYNVRTGEWLQLRASVSKSGLNLTCALHNDGIYIMSRDVGPRTNLEHRVFLKYNVFSDAWEAFRRFPTLGHNVLLCSLYLPNIL from the exons ATGTCGTCGCCTGAGCAGCTTATTGAGATTGTTATGGACAACAGATCGTACAATGTGAGCAAGAACAAGCTGATTGAGAAGAGCGACTACTTCCGGGCGCTGTATAGCTCTGGCATGCGGGAGTCTGGAGAAGATTCAGTGCAACTGCAAGGACTGAGTGTCCCAGGCCTCGAACTCGTCCTGGAGTTCATCAACACCTCCAAAGTTCAGGTGGTCAACGAAACCCTGGAGGACCTCATCGAGACGGCGTCTTTCCTCCAAGTGACACCCATCCTAAAGCTTCTTCTGTCTGAAATCCGCCAAGACAATTGTGTCGAGGTCTTCAACCTCTCAGAGGTCTACGGCACCCATGAGCTGCGCACGGCATGCCTGAAGTTCATGAGCTGCTACTACCACCCCATGCTGCGCAGACCCGAGTTCCATACTTTGCCTGTTGAATCGCGTGAGCAGATCAGGGAGATGCGGATGAGGGGCACGGCCACGCTGGTGGCAGTCGGAGACTTTGTGGGAACCTGCCTTGACCTTACTGATCAAGATGAGCCGTGGTCCATGCTGCGCTACGGCGAGCGAGAGCAGCGCTGGAAGCCGCTCGCCAACAATCTTCCTTCAGACATGGTCAATGTCCGAGGGTACGGCTCAGCTGTGCTTGATAACTACCTTTTCATCGTCGGTGGCTACAGGATGGCGAGTCAAGAGATCGCTGCAGCACACTGTTACAATCCATGCAGAAATGAATGGACTCATATAGCTCCTTTGAACCAGAAAAG GGCTAACTTTAAGCTGGTGGCAGTGAGTGGGAAGCTGTATGCAGTAGGAGGGCATGGCTTAAGTACAGTGGAGTGCTATGGACCTGAGCAGGATTGGTGGACCTGCGTTTCCTCCATGCCTGATCCTCTGACCGAGTTCTCTGCATGCGAATGCCAGGGCATGATCTACGTCATGGGTGGCTACACAGCCAGAG ACAGGAACACGAATGTTTTGCGCTACTGCCCTACGTCAGACACGTGGTCTGTGTTGCACACGTGCTCGGCACACGTGCGGAAGCAGCAGATGCTGTCTGTGGAGGAGATCATCTACCTTGTGGGTGGCTACACGCGTGAGCTGGAGAGAGCCGAGCACGTCAGGGTCAACCCTGCCGAAGACGCGTTGGCAGTGCAGTCGTATAATGTGCGCACAGGTGAGTGGCTGCAGCTGCGAGCGAGTGTATCCAAGTCAGGCCTGAACCTCACGTGTGCTCTGCATAATGATGGCATCTACATCATGAGCCGTGACGTTGGCCCACGCACCAACCTTGAGCACCGCGTCTTCCTCAAGTACAACGTGTTCAGTGATGCCTGGGAGGCCTTCCGACGCTTCCCGACACTTGGCCATAACGTGCTGCTCTGTTCCCTTTACCTGCCCAACATCCTCTAA